One Perca flavescens isolate YP-PL-M2 chromosome 5, PFLA_1.0, whole genome shotgun sequence genomic window, GAAGAGTAATGCCTTCATGTTGACTCTGCAGGGATAACATCAAATGAGAAAAGTTGCTCTACAGatgaattaatattttttttagccACTGTATTATATAATCCATTATATTGTTCTATATTGCATTGTTACCTGCtaaatacattttgtgtttCCCTTTATATTACTAAAGACATTTCCACCATAAATGTTCGCATAAGAATttaccagaatgcaggaaatgagtTTGTGTACGCTAAAAATGTCCTGGAGAAGGACACCCCCATAAAATTGTTGACGGTAAATCTGTGCACTTGTATGATAACTGTTACCTttgtatttataatttataaatgtaatgaattataattattactaATTTTGAATTAGTATTCGATCTTTGAGCTGGTTCATGACAGTGACCATGAGGTCTTATCTTCACAGTTCTGCAAGCTTAGCATACACATTACAATCACATTTATATCCAAAGAAAATTTGCAGCGCTCCATGTAAGAGAGACAAAAGTCTCCTCCTGTTGAGAAAAGCTTGAACTGAACACATCAAATAATATGCAACTTTACTAATGTCTCTTTAAAGCTGTTTTAAATACACAAACTGTTTCCAGCAAAGTgcagttaaatattaaatatgttttagTGTTTAAATGTCATGTGTTCTGGCTCCATCCGTCTTTTTACAGTCAGAGTCTTTCATAtgagtttatttcttttttgcgCGCAGTATCTCAAACTATATTTGCTTTCCATGTACAAAACTAAATATCATTGATTTGTAAAGAGGACTTTCTACAACCTAAAAATATCAAAGACCATTCAAACATATAGACAGTCCTCTCCGAAATCTGACTGGACACAACCAAGCTTTGGGACAGGAGACTCATCAACATGGACTTGTTGATGAACTCAGAGCTTCTCCTGTTTTGGCTGCTAGACACCGAGGTGTTTAAACATCCAATAAACATGCACAACTTGGGAAACACGAGtgtgtttaattattttttaagacAGTTTTCATACAGTATCTTTGTAGGTTAGATACTTATATAGGACAGGTTATGCGTCCAATTTAAATACAGATGACATGGGCAATAATACAATGTATTACAACATTTAAATTCTTGTTattcatttaaacattttaatacagaTCCAGTTTAACAATGACACAATTGTAAGGGTTCATTTTTATGCAGCTAGTGTTTATTTCTCTTAAACACTTGTTGCACAGTAGAAAATCTACACTTCAATTTGAGATTGTCAAGAAATGTCATTGTTAACAAATAAATCCACATTCGCATTCATCTTGATTACAGATCATTTGCAGTACTTAAAATGGTGCGTCCTAAATTTTACATGTTTTGTTAACTGTATGTAAAACGTGAAAGTGTTTACTTCGGAAAAAGAGCACAATTCAACTTGGAAACATAGCCTGTACTCTTCACTTTATAGACCACCTCACATGGAAGGTTTCGCTGCATAGTTGATCTCTTCTTTATCTCTACGACTTTAAAGACCTCATAGGGAGGAATCAGCACTTCTCTTTCTTGCGGATATTTAGAATAGCGGGAGATATCTGCTCCCATGCACGTGAAAATCTCAAAGCATGATTTGTCTCCGAACGCTTCACTGGCGTAACGACCCTGTGAGGCTGAAGTGAAAGAGCCAAAGCgaatatgtgtgtttttaacatCTTGGCGAAAGTACTCGTTGACTCTACGGTAGCCAGTGAGACATTGTTTTTTCTCAAAGGCTCTTTCAGCTTGAATGGCAGTAGTCAGGAGAAAGTGAAGTGCGTGATACCTGAATGTGGTCTTGTACTGAGGTCCCTGGGTTCGAACTGCATTGTTGAAATTACGATAGACTTTGTCAGAGGTGTAAGAATAAATAGCTACAAGCTGATCTTTTTTCAGTACTTTGTTAAACGATTGTGTGTGGACAATTTTCTCTGAGCGGTCCCAGACTGCTTTGAAGATTGGGTTGTTGTTCTTCTCATTCTGCAGGTAGTATTTTACCACCTTCTTCATTTGTTCTTGGCACCCATTGTACATGTCGTCAACAGAGTTTTTAGCCATGTCCAGTGGAAGCACAAGGTTTTCCCCAGCTTTAGCCCAAGATACAGCACCAGATTTACCGGCCTCCttcaaagaaataaaagacattttacattaatcttgTTTTCTGGTCATCTTACAGATGTTAGTTCACAGCAGTAACAATGAAGCAACCCTACCATTGCAATTCCTGTAGAGACTCCATAAGTGAGAACCACTGCTGCCAAAACGACTATCATTGCCATTTTCCACCAAAGCAGAAACCTGCAGACACAGCTGTTAGATAAAATAATCTCTGACAACTTGTTGAGTCGAGCAGAAAGACCAGTCAATGGAACAACATGGTCTGGGTACAGTACACTTAAGAAGCAATTAAGGAAGTTAAAAAATGGGTGTGAGATACAGTTAAACAGGTCATTAGTGTCCTTTAATAAGGAAGAGGTGGTTGTGGAATATAGACATGACCAAAAATGGGAAAGTAATGGCTTCACAACTCTGTGATGAAAGAGCGCCAAAAAGTCTCCTCCTGTTGAGAACAGCTTGAACTGgaacaaaacataaaattagtaatgttttattttgtgaaaaTGAAAGTAGTATCTCTCAAAAAGCAGCTTCCAAAACAGTTTCCAGCAAAGTGCAGGTAAACATTGAAGTGTTCAGATCTTTTACAGCAGTAAAGGTAATACCACGCTGTATAATTACTCCACTGGCATCTGagaagtaactaaagctgttggACAAATGTACACTGTAAGAAAGAAATTCATAGAAATTAAATTACCAGTACCTTTTCCGGTTAAGTTTActgacatttctgttaatccaaAAATTCTGTTGATTTAAAGTATGTCCTCTGTACCTtttaaacggacatttcaaatCAGAATACGGTAAAACACCTGTGAAAAATCAATACAGAAAATTCCTTCATATTAACACAGAATTTTAGCCCGTATTTCTACGGACTTTTCTAAcagtgtagtggagtagaaagtacaacATTTATCTCTGAGATGTAGAGTAGTACAAATATAAAGGTGCATAACATgcaaatactcaagtaaagtacaagtaccttaacTTTGGCAGAGATCTGTTTGAGGTAATTTAGAAGTAGTGTCTTCATTACATAGTTTATCCACCAGAGAGTACTGCCGACAACACAAACTTTATTCACAGTTTCTttcctgcacacacactcagtgttttacaaaacaaaacagatttaaacactttagtttttttcatgtGTACACTGTAAAATATCCTACTCAGTCTCAGTGCATGTTTGGTCTTTGGTGATCTGGTCATTCCAGTGCAGTTCAGTTTAATTTTCATGGGAGGCTGTGTGGACAAACAAAAATAGTTGTCATTTCataggaaatacacacacacacacacacacacacacacacacacagtgtttttgtttcttttaatctttttacAAGACATAACATTgacttacattcatttcctgGAGACTTACCTAACTAACCCCTATCATAACTGCTACTTGCTTagtcataacacacacacacacacacacacacacacatttgatgaGTTGATGGGTGTCACTTATGAAGCCACTTCCTGATCACACAGACCTCGGCTGCTCAGTCTGAGTTCATCTGCTGGCTTCGTCCTCCACCGCTCACATCTTAATCACATCACACAAGAAAATAACATGTTCTCTGTCTTTAGTTCTTTAGAGGAATAATAACAGGTGTAGAAAAGGGATGGACGCTTTTGGATGTTTAAAATGAGCTGGTCTTTTGAGTATATTGTCATTTTCACCATTACAGTAAGATGGACATTTGGTCTCCTAAACTGCACCTTGCTACGTGGACTGTGATGAGcttcctctgtgtgttttctcatgGTGAGTTGGCCACACCATGAGACAACACTTCATAACAAAAGccttttatttacagtttttcacaatcactatgacacttttttcaatacttttaacaactttcctaaactcttaaagcaccaacacacctacaacacatgATTGGCAAAACAgctaatttcatgctcaaaatcacactttgtaaactaaactctaacactaattttcaaaatacaataattcactaacacaatacactatgcccaccaaaacaatgcaatcatgtctcaaaatcaaataattcttccaaaacactaacacatgttctctcccaacaggaacatttagtcaatcactgcacaatgtcataaaaaacactaagatcagatggaattacagaaactgcattattttaaatgtgtcaggtctgcccttatacaacagacaatagtatattgtattgatcatatattgtgttttgcactgcagcctctctacatttttgtcttgtttagtaaatgcatgcatattttttttcaagattattttttgggcttttccgcctttatttgacaggacagctagttgagaaagggggagagagagagggggaagacatgcaggaaatcatcacaagtcggatttgaacccttgacctctgcgtcaaggcataaacctacaagtatatgtgcgcctgctctacccactgatacaacccggccaccattttgtttcttttgctgcagaaataCAACACAAAAAATTAATGATCCATCTCAGAGtataaaaaaaggagacagagacagaattgtcctggtactcctcttcctctccctcatgAAGgcattttttcttattttctgtgttcatctacagtatattgttcaaataggttCTTTAGCCTTTAAGTTAGAACataatgttatctgttctgacatacagtgtcagtattgttttggtcttggtggagcttgtgtgtaaaagcattttaaatttgtgttaactgtatgcattttgtgtcaaagcaacaataaatgtgttaattgtatagcctacacagacagatgttgtgctaactgtgttaagagtttaggaaagttgttaaaagtattgaaaaaagtgtcatagcgatcgtgaaaaactgtaattattGATGTCAACAGGCATATTTAAAGAGGTTATTTCCGCAAACAAAAACCACAAAGGGGAGGGAAGAGTAATGCCTTTAATGTTGACTCTGCAGGGATAACATTAAATGAGAAAAGTTGCTCTACAGATGAATTAATATTTGAAAGCAacacagaatgcctgagagcaaCTGCATTATATAATCCATTATATTGATAATAAACGCATAATGATGaatgaatgcaggaaattagtTTGTAACACTAAAAATGTCCTGGAGAAGAACCCACAGACCCCTCCCCATAAAATAGTTGACGGTAAATCTGTGCACTTGTATGATAACTACTTCTGTATTTGACATGTTGTGCGTTTAGgcctgttttttatattttataaatgtaatgaattattataattatataatatatatataacggCTGCGGccagctgaagtcacgaggacccacgagatctcgcaaattcctaaaagtttaggaaagttgttaaaagtgtcatagcgatcataaaaaactgtaatgtggTATTTGTCAACCAGGTGATTTTCTCTTCTAAGATTGGTACATTTAAAGTAAATATTAGAGTGTGGCTGGTTTgactcagtgggtagagcaggcgcacaaatactgagaggtttatgcctcaatgcagaggtccagggtttgaatctgacttgtgacaatttcctgcatttctttCCCCCCTTTCATGGGAGGCTGTGTGGACAAACAAAAATAGTTGTCATTTCATAGGAAATTTGaatcctaacacacacacacacacacacacacacacacacacacacacacacacacacacacacacatcaatttCCTGATCACAAAGACCTCAGACTAAATGAGTGTCCTTTGAAGCATTatatttaaaaatcaaaattttaaacTCAAGGAACTCTGTCTTCACAGAATGGGAAAGCAGAGAAAAATGTTATTACAAGGACAACAACGCTGGAAACATTCTTAAACACCTGGCAATTTAAGTCAGCAGCATTACCAAACTCATTAGCAGTCTCATTACTAGTCAAGTAAAGAagcagaaaaatataaaaagttttGTTTCAAATAAACATTCTAGGACTGTTTCAATGCACACAAAAGGCTTATTTGTCTTTAAACTTGTGCAGAAATGTGTTaaaatctgtgttagtgagaACCTTTGCCAGGGTAATCCATCAGGTGTGGCATACCAAAATTGTGTCATTTCACGGTTGCTGATTAAACggcatgattattgcacaggtgtgctGGTCACAACaaaaggccactctaaaatATGCAGTTTTATCACTCAACACAATGCCACAGATGGCCCAAGTTTTGAGGGAGTATGCCATCGGCGTGCTGACTCCAGGAATGTCCACTAGAGGTGTTGCCTGTGAATTGAATTTTCCTTTCACTGCCATAAACTCTCTGTTGTTTTCCTGCAGAGACGCTGACCATGTCCTGTTGCTACCAGATATCACACAGATCCATGACATGTGAGTGGAGACAGGAGTCAAACAGCTTCACTGAGTCTGACGTCTCTCTCATCTTCAGCAGGTAAACACTGACCAAAGGGAGACAGCTTACTAATGCAATTAGTTTTAGAGGTTATACTCCTCTCCCGCAATTGGCTCTGTAGCTACTATAGCTTACTCCAGTTTTAAGAGCTGGTAAATTGTATTTAGTAAAGTTTTGGAATAAGGTGTAAAGATTAAGCAACAGATGTGTATACATTAAAAGACAAATCCCTCAGGCCAtaatttgtttctctttctcttttttcttcagCGGAGATACAATCATATCCTGTCAGGGAATCTTCAACCCTGCAGCTGTCCTCAACATAACAGCTAGGATCAAAAACTACATGATGGGGAGGGAGATCTGGTCCCAGCCTCATACTGTATTTCTTTATGATGCAAGTGAGTGGCCCAGATCTCTGATCACTCCACTACCCAGTACTGACTGTCATGCCATCTAACTGTCTATATTTTACACTATAAGAATTTTTAGATTTGAGAACTGACTTCTACTGCCTGGTAGAAAATTGTGAAATTATGATCAAGTCGTTAAATACTCCCTGTGTCCGtatctcatctcctctccttgtttccttgtctcctctccttagTCAAACCCTCTCAGCCTGTATTAACTGTACTTGGCTCCACTGAGGACTCTATTGTTGTGTCTTGGAGAAGCAATGTTGGTGACGGCAGTTGTCGGCTTTGCTACAGAGTCGACAACACTCACACATGGACCCAGGTTAGAATCATACAAACACTCTTGTTACTTATGAGAACACTGTTGGATAACATTTATTAGCTGGAGGCTTGCCTTAACTGCTGTATAACCACAAGAAAATTGTTATTCGACACAATTTCACCCACAATTTTATATTTCTTGCACCATTTGTTTGAGACATgctctacaaaaaaaaactttaaccctaaaataaagttaaacttaTCAGGATCAGCTTGTCCCCAGGTTTAATGAGTCCCCacaatgtgagtgtgtgattaACTTTCAGTCCTCACAATGCTGTTagtacaagaacacacacacacatattgaaaACTGCATGTCTTAACTaagccttttttgtttttttggaaataTCAGCTTTGTCCCAGTAGTCctccaaacctttttttttatttcagtgttgCCTTTGGTTTGGATTTTGGAGCCATCTTTTTCTAGAGCTAGATGTTATTAGACCAAATGAAAATGCAATGATGAGAAATATATGGGTGGAGGAAGAGCAAAGAGATTAACAGTTGCTTCACAGAGCAAGTTGTACATTTGGGCTTATTTTTAAGGCAAATGATGTACAATCAGAAAGTGAGTGTTGAGTAAAAGGCAAAGGAAAAAATAGGACACAGCTGATAACTGAATTTGAGCGAATCCACTGAATACCAAAAGTCaatttctctctttcactctttgCTGCCTGTTTCTAGGCTCCAGATTACGTCCCTGCACATCAAGATCAGACACTGACCTACACGATCAGAGACCTCCTGACGTTTACGGTCTACAAATTTGCTGTGGCCTGCAGAGAGGACTCCGGCATCTGGAGTGACTggagggtaacactttacattcAAACTGGAATTAAATTATATGTTGGGGACTGAATTCACGAGAAAGAAATGTTGTGAGAAACTGAGACGAAGACTTCATGGATTCATATTTAAATACTTACTCAGGATACCTGATTAAACCAGTATTTTTAAAGAGCTGTGGTTAACTAAGGCTTTTTCTTTGCTAGTGCCCTCCAGGCCTCCAGAGGTGTGTTACAGAGTGGAGACAACAGACTCTGGTGGATCTTTTCTCTTTCATCTCATGTGGAAGGTACTTGGAAAtactttttattattgtaataaaactatttaaaaaaatctgattagtACAACTTCATGCCCCTCCGTGCAGAAATAGCCAATCTTTGAAAGGTGAGCTGTTATTTTTGCACCAATAAGCAGCatctcacattttagaaacgtTATGTCTCTGTCAGTAATGTTCGCTAACGTTACCGGtttttgaaaagaaagagaacaaATTTAAGAACAAATTAAGAATGCATGACAAAAATTCAGGAGACAATAAAGCTTAACCACAACGCAGTGTGCAGTGTGATCCAaactctctgaagttcctgtcttcctgaaggtgtatttaaactcatgccgGAGGCGTTCCATTTAGCTGAACCTTTAAGTAAACAAAGATATTATGTTAAagctagggctgctcgattatggaaaaaaatactgaaatcatgataatttaacacaattacttgttgacttctggaaagatgttgcaattattgaacttaaaaaactgtggaaaaagttaaataaatacacaaaaaaaacacatacaactgtgaactttgccttaatacttttcctatttaaactttattttttcattcagaactcAAGagaaataagagtttacttgcaaaacgtaatgagctaaataattgtttttctctgtttttgtgatcattggaagccaaaatcataatcacgattaaatttcgataaattgcacagccctagttaaagcctagttcagcctatctctctctctgggaagtatgcAAAAGTTTGGCTGACCCACTGACCTCCAAAAGGAGACAGTCCTGACacaaaacattcccttatcATGCAGCTGTCTACGTAGACTCCTTGAATCTGTAGAGAGACAaacataataatacataaccaGGTTTGGTTAATAGAGACTGGCCGAATATCCTCgtcccctgacctgtgacctgAATGAAGGGCCCGATGTTGTCTATGCTTTCCTTTGGTCTCATCATAACACAACATGGTGTTTCTGAAAATTCCACCACAACTGGCTATTGCATGGAAATATTGAAATAGACGGAACTATGTTTTATCTATTAAATTGCCAATCATGACTATCAGAATTCAACTGCAAGCATTAAGCAATCAACCAACACTATCAGATGTAAAGCTTGCACTCCCCACTTATgtaatatcctgtgtgtgtgtgtgtgtgtgtgtgtgtgtgtgtgtgtgtgtgtgtgtgtgtattgtctaTCAGAGAAGGAAGCAACAGAGCAGTGTCATGATGTTCAGATAACACTGACTGCAACACAACTTTTCTCcattcaaatgtttattttaattatgaAATGTTTGCTTGTTTCATGTGTTATAACTTGTAGTGTAGCTATTTAAAAGAATGAATCTTAGACTGTGCAGGGTGCAAGACAGTGTGAGATGTCACTTAACTCTCGGCTGTGTGGTAACGgcttaaatctttaaaaaagtgttttgcTTCATATTGAGATGATTGAGTTAATTTATGGATCTCTGTGAAGAACCTGTCCAGGATAAAACCCGCTCCTTGCTCAGTGTCAGCTGGGACAGATTCCCCTGTTGTCACTCTGCAAAATGATAAACAGATTAACATAAGGGATGGATGCAGTGTGGTTCGTTCATTTGCGTGTAGGCATTTACAAGATAAGTCACATTGTGTTAGCATGTTGGAGTTCATGCTGATAAAAATGCATGATGATAATCTTGATGTTGTTAATCACAATCCTATTGTTGTGGTCTGTAGCTCTCCCGTCAGTCAGAAGCTTATGGGTGTCCAGTTCTTTCCCGGCTATGAAGGGCCTACTGGCCCAATGGGAGAGCCCCACAGCCTCGCCCTCTGTCCCGCCTGTCAGTCACTTTGCTGTTCAGGGGCGCTCCAAGACCCGTCCATCCACCAGCCGCTGGACCACAGTGGACTACAACACCACCTCCACTGTCATACGAGGTACAACTGTGTTGGAATATCAAACTGTGCAGCGGAGATTCTTGTCATTCTGTATGTTTCGGTCATCAGTTTGTGTGATGGTGTCACAAATTCAGCAGGAACATGCACTGTTGACAATTGATTTTTCTTTGGCAGGTCAGTACATATCTCTATATATCTGGAGACTTATGGTTTTGTGCTTCGCAAACAGGTTAAAAGGAAAGTAGAAgtttaaaaagctaaaacagTCAGAAAGGcctttacttaaaataaaaaaaaaataataaaagcctATCCCCAATAGAGCCTGGTTTACGCTTTAGTTGAGGTGAATAGATATTAAGAACATATACGTCATATTATATTCCCAGCATGTACAGTGTGTACCTACGGTGTATGTGGTATGTTTACAGATGTTGACCCTGATGAGTCCTACCTGatcagtgtgttccccatctaCCCCCATCAGCAGTGTGGATCTCCTCAGTTGCTGCCTGCCAGTCTGCAGCAAGGAGGTAAATATGCATCCAGCCTTTCAAACAAAGCACTAAATAATAACTTAATCCAGTTAAACCTGCGACTTCAACCCTCAGCTAAGACATTATCATCCCAGTTGGCATTATTACTTTTACATCAACACCTTACTGGATGGATAAGATGGAATAAGAATTGCCTAAGATTAAACTAAAGATAGTTCCTATGGCAAAAGGGTCATAGCATGGATGGATTACAAAACGGTCTACCGGGCACAGGCTGACTTACAAAATGTcactgaaaaaaacacaaaactatcACAAAGAGACGCTAAATGACGCGGACATAGACAAAACAACTTCAAAAGACACAAattgactacaaagagacacaaaattacTACAGAGATAAAAACCACAAAGAGATgctaaatgactgaaaatggGCACAAAACTAGGGAGGCAACTCATTTTTTACATTACCAATAaatcttttgattattttttaaattaatcaattagttgtttggtctataaaatgttagaaaattgtgaaaaatctgtgtttcccaaagcccaaaatgatgtcc contains:
- the LOC114555837 gene encoding GPI-linked NAD(P)(+)--arginine ADP-ribosyltransferase 1-like, with amino-acid sequence MEAGKSGAVSWAKAGENLVLPLDMAKNSVDDMYNGCQEQMKKVVKYYLQNEKNNNPIFKAVWDRSEKIVHTQSFNKVLKKDQLVAIYSYTSDKVYRNFNNAVRTQGPQYKTTFRYHALHFLLTTAIQAERAFEKKQCLTGYRRVNEYFRQDVKNTHIRFGSFTSASQGRYASEAFGDKSCFEIFTCMGADISRYSKYPQEREVLIPPYEVFKVVEIKKRSTMQRNLPCEVVYKVKSTGYVSKLNCALFPK